The Ascaphus truei isolate aAscTru1 chromosome 18, aAscTru1.hap1, whole genome shotgun sequence genome window below encodes:
- the LOC142469336 gene encoding LOW QUALITY PROTEIN: uncharacterized protein LOC142469336 (The sequence of the model RefSeq protein was modified relative to this genomic sequence to represent the inferred CDS: inserted 2 bases in 1 codon), translated as MSHTVIHTGMKPFTCNVCDQRFRQATHLQRHYIHTGERAFKCCICQKGFRDTSDLLKHQRXHTGEKPYQCSICDKGFKHLHNARVHRQRHMNEGSIPDELPSSSPYCQPRPSLKEEVDIEERESHNAHMIGKEHSEDTLKCSLCTKTFARVSGLHRHYLIHTGHRPFGCHLCGKTFRQLSHLDRHKRIHTGERRYHCMTCDKAFRESSDLLRHQQVHARDKLFSCHLYEETYTQMQHLKTHQLSHEQESFLETEILDDDDDDDDNSIEIVLV; from the exons atgtctcACACCGTCATTCACACAGGGATGAAACCCTTCACCTGCAACGTGTGTGACCAGCGCTTCCGGCAAGCCACCCATCTGCAGCGCCACTACATCCATACAGGGGAGAGGGCGTTCAAATGCTGCATTTGCCAAAAAGGTTTTCGGGACACAAGTGATCTGTTGAAGCACCAACG TCATACAGGTGAGAAGCCATATCAGTGTTCCATCTGTGACAAGGGCTTTAAACACCTCCATAATGCAAGAGTGCACAGGCAGAGGCATATGAATGAAGGCTCCATTCCTGATGAGCTTCCTTCTTCCTCCCCCTATTGTCAACCCAGGCCGTCTTTAAAAGAGGAGGTTgatatagaagagagagagagccacaatGCTCACATGATTGGAAAGGAGCACAGTGAGGATACCTTAAAATGCAGCCTTTGTACCAAGACGTTTGCCCGTGTCTCTGGCCTGCATCGCCACTATCTGATTCATACAGGCCACCGTCCTTTTGGCTGTCACCTATGTGGCAAGACTTTCAGACAGCTGTCTCACCTTGACCGGCACAAACGGATTCACACGGGAGAACGCCGCTACCACTGCATGACCTGTGACAAGGCCTTTCGTGAATCTAGTGATCTCCTGCGTCACCAGCAGGTACATGCAAGGGACAAGCTGTTCAGCTGCCACCTGTATGAGGAGACATACACCCAGATGCAGCACTTGAAGACACATCAATTGAGTCACGAGCAAGAGTCTTTTTTGGAAACTGAAATTTtagatgatgacgatgatgacgatGACAACTCAATTGAGATTGTTTTAGTCTAA